A part of Acidobacteriota bacterium genomic DNA contains:
- a CDS encoding SDR family oxidoreductase, protein MKDHQPTENNKTPKLPGCYICRNPLAGIHHFYRRMCPACGEFNLSKRNQRADLQGRIALVTGVRVGIGRQVALKLLRDGATVYGTTRFTRNAAQQFALEPDFQEWSPRLRILRADFRVLSSLEWLLLKLFEATPHLDILINNAAQTVRRDPEQYRPLLKLECLPNSDLPPEIQKVLTVEKMTGHPNHLVYQIEHPTGMTSVPNSMFGPLVSANSGLVSILQLYEKMDSETKIPELLDKSEFPEQGLDLRSRNSWQLLDHQVSVVELVEVFLINAMAPFLLCSRLKPLLKASPAKARYIVNVTSVEGNFSHPKKRAQHPHTNMAKAALNMFTKTCAKEYASRDILMNAVDPGWVSFQQPLQRAMEMQERDLGPSLDGVDAAARICDPIYTFELTGEKIKGKFLKDYKEHPW, encoded by the coding sequence TTGAAAGATCATCAACCAACTGAAAATAACAAAACTCCAAAGCTTCCAGGTTGTTATATTTGCCGAAACCCATTAGCTGGAATCCACCATTTTTACCGGCGGATGTGCCCGGCTTGCGGCGAATTCAATCTTTCCAAACGTAACCAGCGGGCTGATTTACAGGGTCGGATTGCACTCGTAACCGGTGTGCGGGTGGGAATTGGCCGTCAGGTGGCGTTGAAACTGCTCCGTGACGGCGCCACCGTTTACGGAACAACCCGGTTTACCCGGAATGCCGCCCAGCAATTTGCCCTGGAGCCGGATTTTCAGGAATGGTCTCCCCGGTTGCGAATCCTGCGAGCTGATTTTCGGGTGTTGAGCAGTCTCGAATGGCTTCTGCTCAAACTGTTTGAAGCCACACCGCACCTGGACATTCTCATAAACAACGCGGCTCAAACCGTTCGCCGGGACCCCGAACAGTATCGCCCGCTACTCAAACTTGAGTGCCTTCCAAATTCAGACCTGCCACCCGAAATCCAAAAGGTGCTCACAGTGGAAAAAATGACTGGTCACCCAAACCATCTGGTCTATCAGATAGAGCACCCCACCGGAATGACCTCAGTTCCCAATTCAATGTTTGGCCCGCTGGTGAGTGCAAATTCAGGGTTGGTATCCATTCTCCAGTTGTATGAAAAAATGGACAGTGAAACCAAAATTCCTGAACTCCTGGATAAATCAGAATTCCCAGAACAGGGATTGGATCTCAGAAGCCGCAATAGCTGGCAATTGCTGGATCATCAAGTGTCGGTAGTCGAACTGGTCGAAGTTTTCTTAATCAACGCCATGGCGCCGTTTCTGCTGTGCAGCCGGTTAAAGCCGCTCCTCAAAGCCAGCCCGGCCAAAGCCAGATACATCGTCAACGTCACTTCGGTTGAAGGCAATTTCAGCCATCCAAAAAAACGCGCCCAGCACCCGCACACTAATATGGCCAAAGCGGCGCTCAATATGTTTACCAAAACCTGTGCGAAAGAATATGCCAGTCGCGATATTTTGATGAATGCCGTTGATCCCGGTTGGGTAAGCTTCCAGCAGCCGCTCCAACGTGCGATGGAGATGCAGGAGCGCGACCTGGGGCCGTCGCTTGATGGGGTTGATGCCGCCGCCCGGATTTGTGATCCAATTTATACCTTTGAACTCACCGGAGAAAAAATCAAAGGCAAATTCCTCAAAGATTATAAAGAACATCCGTGGTGA
- a CDS encoding ABC transporter permease translates to MHTLWRDIRYGFRTLLARPGFFLAAIVTIGLGIGANTAVFSVINAVLLRSLPYPEPERLVILTESTGADAKPVAFPNFLDWRKQSQSFEQLTAYSATDFTLSGIEQAERIDGELVSDGYFDLLGMKAGIGRTFSPEETTVRGTHSVVLISYQSWKNRFGGDVSVLGKVIKLNEVPLTIIGVMPESFKGFSGAAQVWVPMMMRDALWPQVAKYDFLGNRDIHWHRVIGRLKPAVTVEQAHGEMERIGVGLAQAYPKENANRGIFVFSAKERLIGNIRPTLWMLFGAVGFILLIACSNVSNLLLARAVSQTQETAIRMALGAARSRILRQILTESLMLSLVGGSLGAVIAYSGIDLLIKYLPIELPKFAAVRVDWQVLGFTLFVSTGIGLTVGLFSSLAQSNLNLTQALKENLRGTGTGSHRHRVRNILIVGEIALALMLTIGAGLLLKSFQQLQSTKLGFNPDNLALLRFDVPAEAYKGDSRPLVGQRLLEAINQVPGLESTAITFTDLFLWNGINRGFTIEGKPAVLPSEADTVYFHDISPNFFNTLQVPFVAGRDFTLQDNQQQPLVAIVSESFARRYWPAGDALGKRVKYGPADSKQAWISIVGIVKDAKYQDLRENPAESPVVYVPLLQSEVVVSLNLVARTKGDPAGVMAGLKEAIRQFDPNLPVYNFTTVEARISDQAGETRAYAFLMSAFAVVGVALALIGIYGLVAYAVTQRQYEIGIRMALGAQRSSVLNLILTSGLRLSVIGIAIGVVGAVLLSRFLATLLFEVSPTDVGTYVLLSGGLIVCTALACLVPALRATRIDPLRALRCE, encoded by the coding sequence ATGCACACCCTTTGGAGAGATATTCGCTACGGATTTCGCACGCTTCTCGCCCGACCTGGTTTTTTTCTGGCCGCCATTGTCACCATTGGCCTTGGAATTGGGGCCAACACGGCGGTTTTTAGTGTCATCAACGCTGTTTTGCTGCGCTCTTTACCCTACCCTGAGCCGGAACGACTGGTCATTTTGACTGAATCAACCGGGGCGGATGCCAAACCCGTGGCTTTTCCAAATTTTCTGGATTGGCGGAAGCAATCACAATCCTTCGAACAACTAACGGCTTATTCCGCGACCGACTTCACACTTTCAGGCATTGAACAGGCCGAACGGATTGATGGTGAACTGGTTTCAGATGGGTATTTTGATTTGCTGGGGATGAAAGCCGGGATCGGTCGAACTTTTTCACCCGAGGAAACCACTGTTCGAGGTACGCATTCGGTGGTGTTGATCAGCTACCAGAGCTGGAAGAACCGGTTTGGCGGCGATGTGTCCGTGCTTGGAAAAGTCATCAAGCTCAACGAAGTCCCCCTGACCATCATTGGCGTGATGCCCGAAAGTTTTAAAGGTTTTTCAGGTGCGGCTCAGGTCTGGGTGCCGATGATGATGCGGGATGCACTCTGGCCACAGGTTGCCAAATATGACTTTCTCGGCAATCGCGACATCCACTGGCATCGTGTGATTGGGCGATTAAAGCCTGCCGTGACAGTTGAGCAGGCTCACGGCGAAATGGAGCGAATTGGTGTTGGTCTGGCTCAAGCCTATCCAAAAGAAAATGCCAATCGCGGGATTTTTGTTTTTTCAGCCAAGGAACGGCTGATCGGCAATATCAGGCCAACCTTGTGGATGCTCTTCGGAGCGGTTGGATTCATCCTCTTGATTGCCTGTTCCAATGTCAGCAATTTGCTGCTGGCCCGGGCGGTGTCTCAAACCCAGGAAACAGCAATTCGAATGGCGCTGGGTGCCGCCCGAAGCCGGATTCTTCGGCAAATCCTGACTGAAAGCCTGATGTTATCGCTGGTCGGAGGCAGTTTAGGCGCCGTGATCGCCTATAGCGGCATTGATCTCCTGATCAAATATTTGCCGATTGAATTGCCGAAGTTCGCGGCGGTGCGGGTAGACTGGCAGGTGTTAGGCTTTACTCTGTTTGTTTCAACCGGCATCGGGCTGACCGTTGGTTTGTTTTCGTCACTGGCCCAGTCAAATCTCAACCTGACACAAGCCTTGAAAGAGAACCTCCGTGGGACCGGAACCGGCTCTCACCGACACCGGGTACGAAACATTCTGATTGTGGGTGAAATCGCGCTGGCGCTCATGCTCACGATTGGCGCTGGATTGTTGTTGAAAAGCTTTCAACAGTTGCAATCCACCAAACTCGGATTCAACCCCGATAACCTGGCGTTACTCAGGTTTGATGTGCCAGCCGAGGCTTACAAGGGAGATTCACGGCCCCTAGTCGGTCAGCGATTATTGGAGGCAATCAACCAGGTGCCGGGCCTGGAGTCAACCGCGATTACCTTCACGGATTTGTTTTTGTGGAATGGGATCAATCGGGGGTTTACCATTGAAGGAAAACCGGCGGTGCTTCCAAGTGAAGCCGACACCGTTTATTTTCATGACATTAGCCCAAACTTTTTCAACACCCTGCAAGTTCCATTTGTCGCTGGCCGGGATTTCACCCTGCAGGACAATCAACAGCAGCCGCTGGTGGCCATCGTGAGTGAATCATTTGCCCGGAGGTATTGGCCGGCGGGTGATGCGCTGGGGAAACGCGTGAAGTACGGTCCGGCTGATTCGAAACAAGCCTGGATTTCAATTGTGGGGATCGTTAAAGATGCCAAATATCAAGACCTTCGTGAAAATCCAGCCGAAAGTCCGGTGGTCTACGTCCCGTTATTGCAAAGCGAAGTTGTGGTCAGTCTCAATCTTGTCGCCCGAACTAAAGGTGACCCGGCGGGCGTGATGGCGGGCCTCAAGGAAGCCATTCGTCAATTTGATCCAAATTTGCCGGTGTACAATTTCACGACGGTTGAAGCCCGAATTTCCGATCAGGCTGGTGAAACCCGAGCCTACGCCTTTTTGATGAGCGCCTTTGCTGTGGTAGGCGTGGCACTGGCATTGATTGGAATTTATGGACTCGTCGCCTACGCCGTCACCCAACGGCAATATGAAATCGGGATTCGGATGGCCCTTGGGGCACAACGCAGTTCAGTGCTAAACCTCATTTTGACCAGCGGATTGCGATTATCGGTTATTGGGATTGCCATTGGAGTGGTGGGCGCCGTCCTGCTGTCTCGATTTCTCGCTACCTTGTTATTTGAGGTCAGTCCAACCGATGTGGGGACTTACGTGTTGCTCTCGGGTGGATTGATTGTGTGTACGGCCCTGGCCTGTTTGGTCCCAGCCTTGCGCGCCACCCGGATTGACCCGCTGCGTGCCCTCCGGTGTGAGTGA
- a CDS encoding NAD(P)/FAD-dependent oxidoreductase — MSASTDHYKIVIVGGGSAGLTVASRLSKSIAGHTDHPQMAIIEPSTKHYYQPLWTLVGAGVFPKEVTEREEADFIPPGTKWIHDGVASFYPEENYVVTQNGKQVGYDYLIVAPGIQLDWEKVKGLKEAVGKNGVCSNYSYGTVNTTWENIKAFPGGTAIFTQPPPPFKCGGAPQKIMYLADDYFRQSGVRDKTKIIYASAAATSFQVKKYADSMDRVIARKGIETKYRHNLIEIRSEKKEAIFQHLDTQEIVTMHYDMIHATPPQSAPDFIKRSSLANEAGWVDVNKETLQHVRYPNIFSLGDASSLPTSKTGAAIRKQSPVLVRNLIAMMRGKPLPARYTGYTSCPLVTGYGKLVMAEFDYDLNPQESFPIDQSKERLSMYLVKKYVLPELYWHGMLKGRA, encoded by the coding sequence ATGTCAGCTTCAACAGATCATTACAAAATAGTCATTGTCGGTGGCGGTAGCGCCGGCCTGACCGTGGCTTCCCGTCTATCAAAAAGTATTGCGGGTCACACCGATCATCCCCAAATGGCTATCATCGAACCTTCAACCAAACATTATTACCAGCCACTCTGGACACTGGTTGGAGCGGGCGTTTTTCCAAAGGAAGTCACCGAACGCGAGGAGGCCGATTTCATTCCGCCAGGGACAAAATGGATTCATGACGGGGTGGCGTCCTTTTATCCTGAAGAAAATTATGTTGTGACCCAGAATGGAAAGCAGGTTGGATATGACTATTTGATCGTCGCTCCAGGTATCCAGCTTGATTGGGAGAAGGTAAAAGGCTTGAAAGAAGCTGTCGGCAAAAATGGAGTGTGCAGCAACTACTCTTACGGAACGGTTAATACGACCTGGGAAAACATCAAAGCGTTCCCAGGAGGCACGGCGATCTTTACCCAACCGCCACCGCCGTTTAAGTGTGGTGGCGCCCCGCAAAAAATTATGTACCTGGCCGATGATTATTTTCGTCAGTCGGGCGTCCGGGACAAAACAAAGATTATTTATGCCTCAGCCGCAGCAACCAGTTTTCAGGTGAAAAAGTATGCTGATTCAATGGATCGAGTCATTGCCCGCAAAGGCATTGAGACCAAATATCGTCATAATCTGATCGAGATTCGATCTGAGAAAAAAGAAGCGATCTTTCAGCATCTCGATACTCAAGAAATCGTCACGATGCACTATGACATGATCCACGCGACCCCGCCGCAATCAGCTCCGGATTTCATCAAGCGCAGTTCGCTGGCCAACGAAGCCGGCTGGGTAGATGTCAACAAAGAAACCTTGCAGCACGTGCGCTATCCCAACATTTTCAGTTTGGGTGATGCCAGCAGCCTGCCGACTTCAAAAACCGGGGCGGCCATTCGGAAACAATCTCCGGTTCTGGTGCGCAATCTGATAGCGATGATGCGTGGAAAGCCACTGCCTGCCCGGTACACGGGCTATACCTCCTGCCCACTTGTGACAGGCTATGGCAAGCTGGTGATGGCTGAGTTTGATTATGATCTGAACCCTCAGGAGAGCTTCCCCATTGATCAATCCAAAGAACGCCTCAGTATGTATCTCGTCAAAAAGTATGTGTTACCCGAACTCTACTGGCACGGGATGCTCAAAGGGCGGGCGTAA
- a CDS encoding prephenate dehydrogenase/arogenate dehydrogenase family protein — MNNHPDHSPHPTTLGILGFGSFGQFMARTLSPYFSISVWDIADQTQVAHSLGIRWGTREEALAQELVCLAVPVQFLEGVLNEIRSHFIPGTLVFDVSSVKVKPVELMRSYLPPEVEIIATHPLFGPESGKHGIQGLQIACCPVRSSRFTCFTEFLSTQLGLQVIETSPEAHDQAMAYVQALTHLVGKTMHALKIPELELETVAYRHLLDIEKLLGNDSEALFQTIQRENPFAEAIRRDFLKSLTEIVTSIDSSPKNEA; from the coding sequence ATGAACAATCATCCTGATCATTCACCTCACCCAACCACACTTGGGATTCTTGGCTTTGGCAGTTTTGGTCAATTTATGGCCAGGACCTTGTCTCCATATTTTTCAATTTCAGTTTGGGACATAGCCGATCAGACCCAGGTGGCTCATTCATTGGGTATTCGATGGGGAACCCGTGAGGAAGCCCTGGCTCAGGAGCTGGTATGTCTGGCCGTACCAGTCCAGTTTCTTGAGGGAGTTCTCAACGAGATCAGGTCGCATTTTATTCCGGGGACACTGGTCTTTGATGTGTCATCCGTCAAAGTCAAACCAGTTGAGTTGATGAGGTCCTATCTTCCCCCAGAGGTTGAAATTATTGCCACCCACCCGCTCTTTGGTCCTGAAAGTGGAAAACATGGAATTCAGGGATTGCAGATTGCCTGCTGTCCGGTGCGCAGCTCTCGATTTACCTGTTTTACTGAGTTCCTTTCGACTCAGCTTGGCTTGCAAGTGATTGAAACAAGCCCCGAAGCGCATGACCAGGCAATGGCGTATGTGCAGGCATTGACCCACCTGGTTGGGAAAACCATGCACGCACTCAAAATCCCTGAGCTCGAACTTGAAACGGTTGCCTATCGCCATTTGCTGGACATCGAAAAATTGCTTGGCAATGATTCCGAGGCGCTTTTTCAAACCATCCAACGTGAGAATCCTTTTGCCGAAGCCATCCGCCGGGATTTTCTGAAAAGCCTGACTGAGATTGTCACTTCGATTGATTCAAGCCCGAAGAATGAAGCCTGA
- a CDS encoding pseudouridine synthase — MHARKPVSSRMKVPQAQVRSNPQKGGPASARLILLNKPFQVLSQFSNDTGKTTLARYLSIPDIYPAGRLDYDSEGLLILTSLGKLQHLIAHPRNKLAKTYLVQVEGLPTNEQIEKLRSGVWLKDGMTRPAQVEAISPPEVWPRVPPIRERKNIPTSWLKLTICEGRNRQVRRMTAAVGLPTLRLIRSQIGPWSLGTLAPGEWLEVTCPTTRLELENL; from the coding sequence ATGCACGCTCGCAAACCCGTTTCATCCAGGATGAAAGTTCCCCAGGCTCAAGTTCGATCCAATCCTCAAAAGGGTGGACCCGCCTCAGCCCGATTGATTTTGCTCAACAAACCATTTCAGGTCCTGAGCCAGTTCTCAAATGATACAGGGAAGACGACCCTGGCTCGTTACCTGTCCATTCCCGACATTTATCCAGCGGGGCGGCTGGATTATGACAGCGAAGGTCTGTTGATCCTGACCAGTTTGGGGAAGCTCCAGCACCTGATTGCACATCCCAGAAATAAACTGGCCAAAACATATCTGGTTCAGGTGGAAGGACTTCCGACGAATGAGCAGATTGAAAAGCTACGGTCAGGCGTTTGGTTAAAGGATGGGATGACGCGACCGGCGCAGGTTGAAGCGATTTCTCCCCCGGAGGTGTGGCCACGCGTGCCGCCCATCCGGGAGCGAAAAAACATTCCAACCTCGTGGCTCAAACTGACCATTTGCGAAGGTCGCAACCGGCAGGTGCGGCGAATGACAGCGGCGGTCGGGTTGCCAACCTTGCGGTTGATCCGGAGCCAAATCGGCCCCTGGTCGCTTGGAACCTTGGCACCGGGAGAGTGGTTGGAGGTGACTTGCCCAACCACCCGGCTTGAACTTGAAAATTTGTAG